The Mycolicibacterium duvalii DNA window ACCACGTCGTTGATCTTCTTGCCGGTGGTGCCGGTGCCGAAGTTCTCGTCGGCCAGCACCTGGCTGAGTTGCCGGACACTGGAGCCGAATTCGCGCAGTGTCGCATCGTTGTCGGCGGCCGCCTCGAACAGAGTACTCACGTTCTTGATGACCGCGGTCAACTGGTCGCGGGTCACCGCGCCGCGGTCGGAGCTCAGCCGCAGCGCGTTCGACAGTTCCCCGAGCGCGTCTTTCATCTGCTGGCCGTTGCCGTCGACGATGGCCGCGCTGGCGTCGACGACGTCACGGATCGGTCCGTTGCCCTTGCCGTCGCCCTCCAGAGAGGTGGACAACTTGTCGAGCACGTCGAGGACGCGGGCGAACTCCACCGGCGTCCTGGTGCGGTGCAACCCGATGGTGTCGTGGTTCTGCAGGGTGGGCCCGTCGCGGTACGGCGGGGTCAGTTCGATCTGCCGGTCGGTGAGGATGGAGTTCGAGATCGTCACCGCCTGCACATCGGCGGGCACTCGCACGTCGCCGTCCACGGTGAACTCGACCTCGACGTATCCACCTTTCGGTTCGATCCTGGTGACCTCGCCCACCGGCATCCCCAGCACCGCCACCGTGTTGCCTTCGTACAGTCCAGCCGCGCTGTCGAATTGCGCGGTGACCGAGATGGTGTCGAGGCGGTCCTTCATGTACGACAGTCCGATCGCGGCGACGACCACCGCCACCGCACACACGGTGGCGATCAGCGCAACGACCTTCGCCCTGGTGCTCACTTGCAGTCCTTGAAGTACTCGATCATGCCCAACTGTTTGGCCCGGCCGCTGATGGCACACATCCACGAATCGATGAGCAAGCCGTTGGCGGCGTTGAAGTCGACCGCGTTGCCGTTTCCGGTGGCGTTGGCCAGCCCGCGTAGCGCCACCGGGGCGGACTGCAGGATGTTGCGGACCATATCGTCGTTCTGGGCGAGCATGTCGGAGAGCTCGCGGACGTTGACCAGCAGGGCTTCCAGTTCGGGCCGGTCGTCGATGACCACGTCGCTCAGGGTCTGAACCAGGTTGGTGATCGCCGCCATCATGGCGTGGAAGGACGCCCGGCGCAGCACGAACTCCCCCACCAGGTCGTTGCCCTGGCGGACCATGCTCGCGATGTTGGCCTGCTGCCGGCGCAGTGTGGTGCTGACCGTTTCGGTGGTCTCCAGCAGCGCACCGAGTTGGTCGCGACGGTCGGCGATGATCGTCGACAGCGTGTGGGTGTTCTCCATGGCCTGCGGCACGATCGCCGGCAGTCCCTCCATCTGTCGGCCCAGAATGCTCAGTGTCTCGGCGAACTTGTCGGAGTCGACCTGCTCGTAGGTGGTGGTGACGTCGGTGAGGGCTTCCTGCAGGTCGTACGGGACCTCGGTGTGCGCCAGGTCGAACGTGCCTCCCTCAATCGAGCCGTCCCCTGCGGGCTGCAACGCGAGGTACCGCGAGCCCAGGATGGTGGTGACCTTGATGACGGCGCGCGAATCCTCGCCGAGCGCAACGTCGTTGCTCACCTTGAAGCTCGCCTCGACGTGATCGCCGGCCAGCGTCATGCTGGTCACCTCGCCGACCGGGATACCGGCCACGGTGACCGGGTTTCCCGGCTGTAACGCGGCGGCCTGCAGGAACTGCGCCCGGTAGTGGCGGTAACCGATGTCGGCGGCTTTCACCAGCAGCAGGGCCCCGACCAGTACCGCCACCACGGCGACCGCGACGATGCCCAGCAGGAGCTTGTTGCGGTCTTCCAGCGGCCGCCGCCGGGCCTTCTTCGGTTCAGCCATTTGCCAAGTTCCTGCACTTCGGTGTGTATCTGGCCTTGTTGCCGGGGGTTGCCGCGTCGACGATGATCGGTGTCACGTCGTTGAGGCCGGGAAAGAACCCGGTGGCGTTCAGGTCGCAGGCGTAGGCGGTCGCGTAGGAGCCTTCGCTGGTGATCCGCGCGAATCCCTTGAGCAGCAATGGCAGGTTGGCGCCGGTGAAGGCCAACTGCGGTTCGATGCTCACCAGGTGCTCGGCGAAGCCGGGTTCGCGCTCGACGAGTTCGTTCAACGACGGGTACACCTCGTCGGTGATCGTCGACAGCTGGGTCATCACCCGGGCCAACGACCCGGTCGATTCCACCAGGGCGGGCCGCTGCCGGTCGAAGGTCGAGACTGCCGACTGCACCTGCGTGAGAACCTGATCCAGACTGTCGTTGTACTGGGCCATGTTGGCCATCACGGTGTTCAGGTCGGTGATCACCGTGCCCAGTTCCTCGTCGCGGCCGGCGAACGACTCGGTCAGCTGGGAGGTCTGGTTGACCAGCGCGAAGATCGAGGCCTCGTCTCCCTGCAGCGATTGGATGACCCCCTTGGTCAGGTTGTCGGCATCGCGCGGATTGAGCAGGCTGAACAATGGTTCGTAGCCGTTGAGCAGCTTCGTCACGTCGAACGACGGGTCCGAGCGCTCGAGCGGGATCACGCTGTTCGGCGGCAGCGGGCCCGGATCGCCGGTGCGCCCCAGCGACAGTCCGAGGTACCGCTGGCCGACGATGTTCTGGTAGGTCACCGAGGCGACGGTGGTGCCCAGCACCTGTTGTTCGCGCTGCACCACGAACGAGACCTTCGCGAGATCGCCCTGCAGCTCGATCTTCTCGACGCGCCCGACGCGTACGCCGGCCATCCGTACGTCGTCGCCCTCACGCAAGCCGAACACATCGGTGAACATCGCCGCGTAGGGGACGGTGCTGCCGGCGACGTCTCGGCGCAGCGTCACGTACACCAGCCACGTCAACGTCAGCGACACCACCATGAACAGCGACAAACCGATCAGCGCACCGCGGTATTTCATCGAGGCTCCTCGCCGCTGGTTACGGCAGCCGACACCGTCATGCCGCGGGTCACCGGGCCGAGCAGCAGCTGGGTGGCCACCGTCGCCGGCTGCCCGGTGATGCGGCCCAGCTGATCTCGTTCGTACTGGCTGCCGACGGGACCGACGCTGCCGCCGAACGACGCCGGCGCGGCGGGCGCGGGCGCCGGCGGGCGCGGGGGCATGTGCGGAGGCTTGGGCGCCACCGGGGCGATCGGAGACAACGGCACCGGCGGTTGCGGGGTCGGGGCGAGCACGGGATTGGCGGTGCCGGGCACCGGTGGCGACGGGGGCATCCACGGTGGCAGCGGCGGATTCGGATCCGCCAGGCTGGGGTTGGGGTTCACCAGCGGCGGGCCGACGGCGACGAGGTTGCCGTTCGGGCCGATCTCGGTGCCGGCGGGCGGCGCAAGATCCTTGGGCGGCTGGTAGTTCTGCGGCAACAGCTGATCGGGCAGTTCGGGTCGGGTCGGGACCAGTGGCGCGGTGAAGCAACTCGGTCCCTTGAGCCCGGCGTACTGCGGGCAGTCGGCCCTGGTGTAGCTGTAGGTCGGGGTCAACGACAGGTTTATCCGCATGTTGCCGATGTCGTATTCGTGGATCCACACCTCGTCGAAGAACTTGTCCGACAGGCCGTTCAACTTGACGAACGCCGGCACCCAGTGGTGGGCCGTTTGGGCGAGGCTGCCGAGAACCGGGGTCAACTCCGAGGTGATCCGCACCATCCGGTCGGTGTGATTGCTCAGTGCGGTGTGGGTGGTGCCGACCGTGGTGATGCCGCCGTTGATCATCGAGGTCAGCTGTGCGTCCTGCTCGACCAACGTGCGCATCGGCGCAACTGCCTGGTGCAGCGCGTCGACGAGATCGGGTGCGGTCTGCGCGAGCCCGCGGGTCGCGTCGACGAGCGCCGACACCGTGGTCGGTCCGGGCTCGGTGGCGACGATCTTGTCGAGTTCCTCCACCATCCGGTTCAATTGCGCACCGCTGGTGAGCAATTCGGTGCGACGCCCCTCGGTGGCCGCGTTCACCGCGGCGAGGATGCCGATCGTGTGGTCCTCGCGGCCGCGCCCGGTCGCGGCGAGGATGTCGCGCAGTTTGGTGATCGTGGTCTGGAACAGCACGGTCGGCAGCTCGGTGTTCTCCGGGATGACGGCGCCGGGCGGGATCGCCGGCCCGCCGGGCGCGCCGCTGTCGACGAGCTGGACAGAGGACACCGCGAACACGTTGCTGGGCACCACCCGCGCGGTCACCCCGGCCGGGATCGATCCGGCGTATTCCCGTTTCAGGTCGATGTGCACGAAGTTCGGGTCACCGTCCACGGCGGGCGTGACATCGGTGACCGCACCGACCAGCACCCCGTGGTACTTCACGTCGGAGCGCTGCGGCAGACCGTCACCGACGTTGACCATGGCCGCGACGACGCGCACCACCGGTTCCAGCCGACCTGTCGACTTGACCAACAGCGTCGCGGTGACCAGCGCGACGACGGCCAGCAGCGCCACCCCGCAGCCGAGCAGTTGCCGGTCGGTGGGCCCGCGCCCGTCCAGCTCGAAGGAATTCGCCA harbors:
- a CDS encoding MCE family protein; the encoded protein is MSTRAKVVALIATVCAVAVVVAAIGLSYMKDRLDTISVTAQFDSAAGLYEGNTVAVLGMPVGEVTRIEPKGGYVEVEFTVDGDVRVPADVQAVTISNSILTDRQIELTPPYRDGPTLQNHDTIGLHRTRTPVEFARVLDVLDKLSTSLEGDGKGNGPIRDVVDASAAIVDGNGQQMKDALGELSNALRLSSDRGAVTRDQLTAVIKNVSTLFEAAADNDATLREFGSSVRQLSQVLADENFGTGTTGKKINDVVNQLGEVLDTHRDAIKQIVANGDTALTTTVDHQRDLAELLDVAPLTLDNIYNAIDRQNGALRVHVLTDKVLFDTQTVKEMCNMMGLRQLGCSTGTLQDFGPDFGLSYMLDGLAAMGQK
- a CDS encoding MlaD family protein, which translates into the protein MKYRGALIGLSLFMVVSLTLTWLVYVTLRRDVAGSTVPYAAMFTDVFGLREGDDVRMAGVRVGRVEKIELQGDLAKVSFVVQREQQVLGTTVASVTYQNIVGQRYLGLSLGRTGDPGPLPPNSVIPLERSDPSFDVTKLLNGYEPLFSLLNPRDADNLTKGVIQSLQGDEASIFALVNQTSQLTESFAGRDEELGTVITDLNTVMANMAQYNDSLDQVLTQVQSAVSTFDRQRPALVESTGSLARVMTQLSTITDEVYPSLNELVEREPGFAEHLVSIEPQLAFTGANLPLLLKGFARITSEGSYATAYACDLNATGFFPGLNDVTPIIVDAATPGNKARYTPKCRNLANG
- a CDS encoding MlaD family protein gives rise to the protein MANSFELDGRGPTDRQLLGCGVALLAVVALVTATLLVKSTGRLEPVVRVVAAMVNVGDGLPQRSDVKYHGVLVGAVTDVTPAVDGDPNFVHIDLKREYAGSIPAGVTARVVPSNVFAVSSVQLVDSGAPGGPAIPPGAVIPENTELPTVLFQTTITKLRDILAATGRGREDHTIGILAAVNAATEGRRTELLTSGAQLNRMVEELDKIVATEPGPTTVSALVDATRGLAQTAPDLVDALHQAVAPMRTLVEQDAQLTSMINGGITTVGTTHTALSNHTDRMVRITSELTPVLGSLAQTAHHWVPAFVKLNGLSDKFFDEVWIHEYDIGNMRINLSLTPTYSYTRADCPQYAGLKGPSCFTAPLVPTRPELPDQLLPQNYQPPKDLAPPAGTEIGPNGNLVAVGPPLVNPNPSLADPNPPLPPWMPPSPPVPGTANPVLAPTPQPPVPLSPIAPVAPKPPHMPPRPPAPAPAAPASFGGSVGPVGSQYERDQLGRITGQPATVATQLLLGPVTRGMTVSAAVTSGEEPR
- a CDS encoding MCE family protein, which gives rise to MAEPKKARRRPLEDRNKLLLGIVAVAVVAVLVGALLLVKAADIGYRHYRAQFLQAAALQPGNPVTVAGIPVGEVTSMTLAGDHVEASFKVSNDVALGEDSRAVIKVTTILGSRYLALQPAGDGSIEGGTFDLAHTEVPYDLQEALTDVTTTYEQVDSDKFAETLSILGRQMEGLPAIVPQAMENTHTLSTIIADRRDQLGALLETTETVSTTLRRQQANIASMVRQGNDLVGEFVLRRASFHAMMAAITNLVQTLSDVVIDDRPELEALLVNVRELSDMLAQNDDMVRNILQSAPVALRGLANATGNGNAVDFNAANGLLIDSWMCAISGRAKQLGMIEYFKDCK